Proteins encoded by one window of Blautia luti:
- a CDS encoding DUF6198 family protein, which produces MKTNGEEDSRHIFRGELALVIAVMINSLAVILMLYSGSGISAISSVPYAFEKVFPVITLGTWTYIFQALLILSLMILRKKFVPIYLCSFFVGFAFSELLDVNEAWINVLPKTIPLRVLYFVISYLLICVGIALSNRCGLPIIPTDLFPRELSEIIKVKYSKIKVSFDVICLGTTACMTGLILGHIKGLGIGTVLAAFTMGKVIGLIGDEMDKHFQFVNFLSAKS; this is translated from the coding sequence ATGAAAACAAACGGAGAAGAAGACTCGAGACATATTTTCAGAGGGGAGCTGGCACTGGTGATCGCAGTTATGATCAACAGTCTTGCAGTTATCCTGATGCTGTATTCCGGTTCCGGAATATCTGCCATATCCAGCGTTCCCTATGCATTTGAAAAAGTATTTCCGGTGATCACACTGGGAACATGGACTTACATATTTCAGGCACTTCTGATCTTAAGCCTGATGATACTGAGAAAGAAATTCGTACCGATTTATCTGTGCAGTTTCTTTGTAGGATTTGCGTTCAGTGAACTTCTGGATGTTAATGAGGCATGGATCAATGTTCTGCCGAAGACAATTCCACTCAGAGTTTTATATTTTGTGATCAGCTATCTGCTGATCTGTGTGGGAATCGCACTTTCCAACAGATGCGGTCTGCCGATCATTCCAACAGACCTGTTTCCACGTGAACTGTCAGAGATTATTAAAGTGAAATATTCTAAAATCAAGGTTTCTTTTGATGTGATCTGTCTGGGAACAACTGCATGCATGACAGGACTGATCCTGGGACATATCAAAGGTCTTGGAATCGGAACAGTGCTGGCGGCATTTACGATGGGAAAAGTGATCGGCCTGATCGGTGACGAGATGGATAAGCATTTCCAGTTCGTGAATTTCCTTTCTGCGAAAAGTTGA
- a CDS encoding ROK family protein has product MKYAVAIDIGGTNTRVALVNENLEITDRQQFSTNPENPGETLGKIADVIRNYGDKVVGVGMSCPGPLDLINGQILTPPNLRGDWQHLHVAQELSDRIGLPVYLNNDGNLAALAEAVIGEGKDYRFVQFLTVSTGIGAGFVIDKNIYQGAHGWANEVENTIMKQGGPCHGSILPGGIEGISSGTAITTRARKAGLDVKHAGEVNDLAKVGNETAQEIMTDAKVHLANFIAAIYNLTDPDIVILGGSVAIKVEGFVQEVEELVKSKVYEAQREFIKVRKSTLSEDSGLLGAAYLAFSKEK; this is encoded by the coding sequence ATGAAATACGCAGTAGCAATTGACATCGGGGGAACCAATACAAGAGTAGCATTAGTAAACGAAAACCTGGAAATTACAGATAGACAGCAGTTTTCAACAAACCCGGAGAATCCCGGAGAAACACTGGGGAAAATTGCAGATGTGATCAGAAATTATGGGGATAAAGTTGTAGGAGTAGGAATGTCCTGCCCCGGACCGCTGGATCTGATAAACGGACAGATCCTGACTCCTCCGAATTTAAGAGGAGACTGGCAGCATTTACATGTGGCACAGGAACTCAGTGATAGAATCGGACTTCCGGTATATCTGAACAACGATGGAAATCTGGCTGCACTGGCAGAAGCTGTTATCGGAGAGGGAAAAGATTACAGATTCGTACAGTTCCTGACAGTTTCCACGGGAATCGGAGCCGGATTTGTGATTGATAAAAATATCTACCAGGGTGCTCATGGATGGGCGAATGAGGTAGAGAACACGATTATGAAGCAGGGTGGTCCATGCCACGGATCAATCCTTCCGGGAGGTATCGAAGGGATCAGCAGTGGAACTGCTATTACAACCAGAGCTAGAAAAGCCGGACTTGATGTAAAGCATGCAGGTGAGGTAAATGACCTTGCGAAAGTGGGAAATGAAACTGCACAGGAGATCATGACAGATGCGAAAGTCCATCTGGCGAATTTCATTGCAGCCATTTATAATCTGACAGACCCGGATATTGTGATCCTGGGCGGTTCAGTGGCAATCAAGGTGGAAGGCTTTGTACAGGAAGTAGAGGAACTGGTAAAGAGCAAGGTTTATGAAGCACAGAGGGAATTTATCAAAGTAAGAAAATCTACTTTAAGCGAAGATTCCGGACTTCTTGGTGCTGCATATCTTGCGTTTTCTAAGGAAAAATAA
- a CDS encoding PIG-L family deacetylase has protein sequence MIKQLKKNQRKIWRYFLLLIFLAGACRAAYVTGIRSSHVTVKELDSLQLEDCTKLMIVAHPDDETIWGGAHLTDKGYFVVCLTDGYNKTRRNEFQNTIKESGNKGLILRYPDKVHGERSNWAGDKKDIIKDLDTILTYKHWNMVVTHNPEGEYGHIHHEMTSQLVTQEYYRNYQKNDLYYFGQYYKKKVLPEVESSLRKVSSENEAVKRSLLENYKSQQKVVDMFAHMIPYEEWIQSGANRELRDE, from the coding sequence ATGATAAAACAACTGAAAAAGAATCAAAGAAAAATATGGAGATATTTTCTGCTTCTGATATTTCTGGCAGGTGCATGCCGGGCTGCTTATGTTACAGGAATCAGATCTTCCCATGTAACTGTGAAGGAACTGGACAGTCTTCAGCTTGAAGACTGTACCAAACTGATGATCGTAGCTCACCCGGATGATGAAACGATCTGGGGAGGTGCCCACCTGACTGATAAGGGGTATTTCGTGGTCTGCCTGACAGATGGATATAATAAGACCAGGAGAAATGAATTTCAGAATACCATAAAGGAGTCTGGAAACAAGGGACTGATCTTGCGTTATCCTGATAAGGTTCATGGAGAACGTTCCAACTGGGCCGGAGATAAAAAGGATATCATCAAAGATCTGGATACGATCCTTACTTATAAACACTGGAATATGGTAGTGACCCATAATCCGGAAGGAGAGTACGGACATATTCATCATGAGATGACCAGTCAGCTGGTGACGCAAGAATATTACCGGAATTACCAGAAGAATGATCTGTATTATTTTGGACAGTACTATAAAAAGAAAGTGCTCCCGGAGGTGGAATCTTCACTGAGAAAGGTATCGTCAGAGAATGAGGCGGTCAAAAGATCCCTGTTGGAGAATTATAAGTCCCAGCAAAAAGTGGTAGATATGTTTGCCCATATGATTCCATATGAGGAATGGATACAGTCAGGAGCGAACAGAGAACTAAGAGACGAATAA
- a CDS encoding ThiF family adenylyltransferase, protein MLNQFSRTELLLGKEAMNKLENSRVAVFGIGGVGGYVCEALARSGVYSFDLIDDDKVCLTNLNRQIIATRKTVGQYKTEVMRDRILEINPKADVRIHKCFYLPENSADFDFNEYDYVVDAVDTVTAKIELIMRAKESGTPIISSMGAGNKLDASAFRVADIYKTKVCPLAKVMRRELKKRGVKKLKVVYSEEKPIRPVEDMAISCRSHCICPPGAKHKCTERRDIPGSVAFVPSVVGLIIAGEVVKDLTAECRR, encoded by the coding sequence ATGCTGAATCAATTTTCAAGAACAGAGCTTCTTTTGGGAAAAGAAGCGATGAACAAGCTGGAGAATTCCCGTGTGGCAGTTTTCGGGATCGGAGGGGTTGGAGGATATGTATGTGAAGCACTGGCAAGAAGCGGTGTGTATTCTTTTGACCTGATCGATGATGACAAGGTGTGCCTGACGAATCTTAACAGACAGATCATTGCGACCAGAAAGACAGTAGGCCAGTATAAGACTGAGGTAATGAGAGACAGGATCCTGGAAATTAATCCGAAAGCAGATGTGAGAATCCATAAGTGTTTTTATCTTCCGGAGAATTCGGCTGATTTTGATTTCAATGAGTATGATTATGTGGTGGATGCAGTGGATACTGTGACTGCGAAGATTGAACTGATCATGCGTGCAAAGGAGTCAGGGACTCCGATCATCAGCAGCATGGGTGCGGGGAATAAGCTGGATGCCAGTGCGTTTCGTGTGGCAGATATTTATAAGACAAAGGTGTGCCCGCTGGCGAAGGTTATGCGCAGGGAGTTGAAGAAGCGTGGCGTTAAGAAGCTGAAGGTTGTTTATTCTGAGGAAAAGCCGATCAGACCGGTTGAGGATATGGCGATCAGCTGTAGGTCGCATTGTATTTGTCCTCCGGGGGCGAAGCATAAGTGTACGGAGCGCAGGGATATTCCCGGAAGCGTGGCGTTTGTGCCGTCTGTGGTGGGATTGATCATTGCGGGAGAGGTTGTTAAGGACTTGACTGCGGAGTGCAGGAGATAA
- a CDS encoding ATP-binding protein — MNTISVEELEKIDASEITIVDVRPADQYSRGSFPGAVNIPLDEFDEKMEAVDKDKTVYVLCHTGDRSRDCVEKLSDAGYEAVNIEGGYRAYLRLSLSRFMENDAKEQKELKTKEIEHSIIKTFRKTVWRPFTKALNEYQLIQEGDKIAVCISGGKDSMLMAKLLQELKRHGKIHFELVFLVMNPGYNADNWKIIQDNAELLGIPLTVFESDIFDTVAEIENNPCYLCARMRRGYLYSHAKELGCNKIALGHHFDDVIETILMGMLYSGKVETMMPKLHSQNFEGMELIRPMYLIKESAIKAWRDTNGLHFIQCACRFTENCVSCGGGRGSKRDEMKELVAQFRNTSSVIETNIFNSVRDINLRTVMGYHKDGEYYNFLDDYDQRGNKGADKEKE, encoded by the coding sequence ATGAATACAATTAGTGTGGAAGAGTTGGAGAAGATTGATGCTTCTGAGATTACGATCGTGGATGTGCGGCCGGCGGATCAGTATAGTAGGGGATCTTTTCCTGGGGCGGTGAATATTCCGCTGGATGAGTTTGATGAGAAGATGGAGGCTGTTGATAAAGATAAAACAGTATATGTTCTCTGCCATACGGGGGACAGGAGCCGGGATTGTGTGGAGAAGCTGAGTGATGCAGGGTATGAGGCTGTGAATATTGAAGGTGGATATCGTGCCTATCTGAGACTTTCTCTGAGTCGTTTTATGGAGAATGATGCTAAGGAGCAGAAGGAACTGAAGACGAAAGAGATTGAGCACAGTATTATCAAGACTTTCAGAAAGACGGTCTGGAGACCGTTTACCAAGGCTTTGAATGAGTATCAGCTGATCCAGGAGGGGGATAAGATTGCTGTCTGTATTTCAGGTGGTAAGGACTCTATGCTGATGGCGAAGCTGCTTCAGGAGCTGAAGCGTCATGGAAAGATTCATTTTGAACTGGTGTTTTTGGTAATGAATCCGGGCTATAATGCGGATAACTGGAAGATTATTCAGGATAATGCAGAGCTTCTGGGAATTCCTCTTACGGTTTTTGAAAGTGATATTTTTGATACAGTGGCAGAAATTGAGAATAATCCCTGTTATCTTTGTGCGAGAATGAGACGTGGTTATCTGTATTCTCATGCCAAGGAGCTGGGATGTAATAAGATTGCGCTGGGACATCATTTTGATGATGTGATCGAGACGATCCTTATGGGTATGCTGTACAGTGGTAAGGTGGAGACTATGATGCCGAAGCTGCACAGTCAGAATTTTGAGGGGATGGAATTAATCCGCCCTATGTATCTGATCAAGGAATCTGCGATCAAGGCATGGAGAGATACCAATGGACTGCATTTCATTCAGTGTGCATGCCGTTTTACTGAGAACTGTGTAAGCTGTGGAGGCGGACGTGGTTCCAAGCGTGATGAGATGAAAGAGCTGGTTGCGCAGTTTAGAAATACAAGCAGTGTGATCGAGACGAATATCTTTAACAGTGTGCGGGATATTAATCTTCGTACTGTTATGGGATATCATAAAGATGGAGAATACTACAATTTCCTGGATGACTACGATCAGCGTGGAAATAAGGGCGCTGATAAGGAAAAAGAATGA
- the larB gene encoding nickel pincer cofactor biosynthesis protein LarB codes for MTLQEILESVKSGSVSVEEAERILKKESYEEMGYAKLDTSRKARTGFAEVIYCSNKADEHLLNIFERLYREDGEVFGTRASQHQYELVKEKFPEVEYDPISRILKVEKKDKKRIGKIAVCSAGTADIPVAEEAAQTAEYFGTNVERIYDVGVSGMHRLFSRLETIQSANCVIAVAGMEGALASVMGGLVSRPVIAVPTSVGYGASMHGLSALLTMINSCANGIAVVNIDNGYGAGYLATQINRLAAGTDEKGN; via the coding sequence ATGACCTTACAGGAGATTCTTGAAAGTGTAAAAAGTGGTTCTGTATCTGTGGAAGAGGCAGAGAGAATCCTTAAGAAAGAAAGTTATGAAGAAATGGGGTATGCGAAGCTGGATACAAGCCGTAAGGCAAGAACCGGTTTCGCAGAAGTAATCTACTGCAGTAATAAGGCAGATGAACATCTTCTGAATATTTTTGAAAGATTATACAGAGAAGACGGTGAGGTATTCGGAACCAGAGCTTCCCAACATCAGTATGAACTGGTGAAGGAGAAGTTTCCGGAAGTGGAATATGATCCGATCTCACGCATCTTAAAGGTTGAAAAGAAAGATAAGAAGCGTATTGGTAAGATTGCGGTGTGTTCAGCAGGAACTGCAGATATTCCGGTTGCTGAGGAAGCTGCACAGACAGCGGAATATTTTGGCACAAATGTTGAACGGATTTATGATGTGGGAGTCAGCGGAATGCATCGTTTATTCTCCAGACTGGAGACGATCCAGAGTGCGAACTGTGTAATTGCAGTTGCGGGAATGGAGGGAGCTCTTGCCAGTGTGATGGGCGGTCTGGTGAGCAGACCGGTGATCGCAGTACCGACATCTGTGGGTTATGGTGCAAGTATGCATGGTCTTTCGGCACTTCTTACCATGATCAATTCCTGTGCGAATGGGATTGCTGTGGTGAATATTGATAACGGCTACGGTGCCGGCTATCTGGCAACGCAGATCAACCGTCTGGCAGCAGGTACAGATGAGAAAGGAAATTGA
- the larC gene encoding nickel pincer cofactor biosynthesis protein LarC, whose translation MGKTLYLECYSGISGDMTVAALLDLGADRSVLDRVLKSLKVSGFETKISRVVKSGIDACDFDVVLDKDHENHDHDMEYLHGHHHEGHESNHAHGTGTAQDHHHHEHRGIKEITYIIEHSAMTENAKKIALRIFEILAEAESKAHNVPVDQVHFHEVGAVDSIVDIVSVAVCLDNLDVTEVIVPVLCEGRGTVRCQHGILPIPVPAVANIVSANHLYLKMTEVEGELVTPTGAAIVAAVKTKDKLPETFEIRKIGIGAGKRQYECPGILRAMIISQSAEIDEEKAQTEEFKNPEIRNNPKAENQETKDTIIKMETNIDDCSGEVLGFVMERLMKAGARDVHYVPVFMKKNRPAWVLNVICKEEDMETLQNIIFEETTTIGIRYSRMERTILPRETRTLPTPWGEVLAKVCTLNGKEQIYPEYESVAQLSREKEIPFAEIYRYIVLANKDKE comes from the coding sequence ATGGGAAAAACATTATATCTGGAATGTTATTCAGGGATAAGTGGTGATATGACGGTTGCGGCTCTTCTTGATCTGGGAGCTGACCGCTCAGTGCTGGACAGGGTGCTGAAGAGTCTTAAGGTATCAGGATTTGAGACAAAGATCAGCAGAGTTGTGAAGTCCGGAATAGATGCATGTGATTTTGATGTTGTGCTGGATAAAGATCATGAAAATCATGACCATGATATGGAATATCTGCATGGACATCATCATGAAGGCCATGAGAGCAATCACGCCCATGGCACAGGAACAGCGCAAGACCATCACCATCACGAACACCGTGGAATAAAAGAAATTACCTATATTATAGAGCATAGTGCAATGACTGAGAATGCAAAGAAGATTGCATTGCGTATATTTGAAATTCTTGCAGAGGCAGAGAGTAAAGCACACAATGTGCCTGTGGATCAGGTGCATTTTCATGAGGTGGGAGCAGTGGACTCTATTGTGGATATTGTGTCTGTGGCAGTCTGTCTGGATAATCTGGATGTTACAGAGGTGATCGTTCCTGTTCTCTGCGAGGGACGTGGAACTGTCCGTTGTCAGCATGGCATCCTGCCAATCCCGGTTCCGGCAGTCGCAAATATAGTAAGTGCCAATCATTTATATCTGAAAATGACAGAGGTAGAAGGTGAACTTGTAACGCCTACAGGTGCGGCGATAGTGGCAGCAGTGAAAACAAAAGATAAACTTCCGGAAACATTTGAAATCCGGAAGATTGGAATCGGTGCAGGTAAACGCCAGTATGAGTGTCCGGGAATCCTAAGGGCAATGATTATCTCACAGAGCGCAGAAATAGATGAAGAAAAGGCTCAGACAGAAGAATTCAAAAACCCGGAAATCAGAAATAATCCGAAAGCTGAAAATCAGGAAACCAAAGATACGATTATCAAGATGGAGACAAACATTGATGACTGCAGTGGAGAAGTTCTGGGATTTGTCATGGAGCGTCTAATGAAAGCCGGTGCCAGAGATGTGCATTATGTGCCTGTTTTTATGAAAAAGAACAGACCTGCATGGGTTCTGAATGTGATCTGTAAGGAAGAAGATATGGAAACGCTTCAGAATATTATTTTTGAAGAAACTACTACGATTGGAATTCGTTATAGCAGAATGGAACGTACGATTCTTCCCAGAGAAACGAGAACCCTTCCGACTCCATGGGGAGAAGTTCTGGCAAAGGTATGCACTTTGAATGGAAAAGAGCAGATTTACCCGGAATATGAGAGCGTTGCACAGTTGAGCAGAGAAAAAGAGATCCCATTTGCAGAAATTTACCGTTATATTGTTTTGGCAAATAAAGATAAAGAATAA
- a CDS encoding TIM-barrel domain-containing protein has product MIQKYTYGTPFETDAIVTSIPASEGTPAYGTISTENGFSFTYDMDDNDVVYGLGESNRGINKRGYVYESNCSDQPNHTEDKISLYGAHNFLVISGKQTFGLFVDYPGKLKFDIGYTLSSQLKITCEDADLYLYVIDGETPYDIVKQFRKIIGRSYIPPKFAFGFGQSRWGYTTADDFRKAADGYRENNIPIDMVYMDIDYMEDYKDFTVNQENFPDFEAYVNEMKEKGIHLVPIIDAGVKVEAGYDVYEEGVEKNYFCKREDGSDFVSAVWPGWTHFPDVLNADARAWFGQKYERLISKGIDGFWNDMNEPAMFCTPEGVAELKEYIKDNFMDNEETSGFVLGAKVKGLANNPEDYKRFYHNVNGQKIRHDKVHNLFGYNMTRAAGEAFEKIAPGKRFLMFSRSSYVGMHRYGGIWMGDNKSWWSHILLNLKMLPSLNMCGFLYTGADLGGFGADTTRDLVLRWLALGVFTPLMRNHSALGTREQEAYQFENIEDFRHVIGVRYRLVPYLYSEYMKAALNDDMMFRPLAFDYTEDAFATQVEDQLLLGNEIMIAPVYTQNAKGRYVYLPEEMMFVKFLPDGTISQKILEKGHHYVEVALNEVPLFIRKGKAIPVADVAQTVKDIDPATIRMIGYEGAEYDRYDDDGVSTL; this is encoded by the coding sequence ATGATTCAGAAATATACTTACGGAACCCCATTTGAAACCGATGCCATCGTAACTTCTATCCCGGCTTCTGAGGGAACTCCTGCATACGGAACTATCTCCACAGAGAACGGCTTCTCTTTTACTTATGACATGGATGACAACGATGTTGTCTATGGTCTGGGCGAATCAAACCGCGGAATCAACAAACGTGGATATGTTTATGAAAGCAACTGCTCCGACCAGCCAAACCATACAGAAGATAAAATCTCCCTCTACGGAGCACACAACTTCCTCGTAATCTCTGGAAAGCAGACTTTCGGTCTCTTCGTTGATTATCCAGGAAAACTGAAGTTTGATATCGGTTACACACTCTCTTCCCAGTTAAAGATCACCTGTGAGGATGCAGACCTTTATCTGTATGTGATCGATGGTGAAACTCCTTACGATATCGTAAAACAGTTCCGTAAAATCATCGGAAGAAGCTATATCCCGCCTAAATTCGCATTTGGTTTCGGTCAGAGCCGCTGGGGATATACAACTGCTGACGACTTCAGAAAAGCCGCTGACGGATATCGCGAAAACAATATTCCAATCGATATGGTATACATGGATATCGATTACATGGAAGACTACAAAGATTTCACAGTCAATCAGGAAAACTTCCCTGACTTTGAAGCCTATGTCAATGAAATGAAAGAAAAAGGCATCCACCTTGTCCCGATCATCGATGCAGGTGTCAAGGTAGAGGCTGGCTATGATGTTTATGAAGAAGGCGTTGAGAAGAACTACTTCTGCAAACGTGAAGACGGCAGTGATTTCGTTTCCGCTGTATGGCCGGGCTGGACTCATTTCCCGGATGTCCTGAACGCAGATGCCAGAGCATGGTTCGGACAGAAATATGAACGTCTCATTTCCAAAGGAATCGACGGTTTCTGGAATGACATGAACGAGCCTGCAATGTTCTGCACACCGGAAGGCGTTGCTGAATTAAAAGAATACATCAAAGACAACTTCATGGACAATGAAGAAACATCTGGATTCGTTCTTGGCGCAAAGGTAAAAGGACTTGCAAATAATCCGGAAGATTACAAACGCTTCTATCACAATGTAAACGGTCAGAAGATCCGCCACGACAAGGTACATAACCTGTTTGGCTATAACATGACCCGTGCAGCAGGTGAAGCATTTGAAAAAATCGCACCTGGCAAACGTTTCCTGATGTTCTCCCGTTCCTCCTATGTGGGAATGCACAGATACGGCGGAATCTGGATGGGAGACAATAAATCCTGGTGGTCACACATCCTTCTGAACTTAAAGATGCTTCCATCCCTGAATATGTGCGGTTTCCTTTACACAGGTGCAGATCTGGGCGGTTTCGGTGCAGATACCACACGTGACCTGGTACTGCGCTGGCTGGCACTGGGTGTATTCACACCTCTTATGAGAAACCACTCCGCTCTGGGAACCAGAGAACAGGAAGCTTACCAGTTTGAAAACATCGAAGACTTCCGTCATGTGATCGGTGTCAGATATCGCCTTGTTCCATATCTGTACAGTGAATACATGAAAGCTGCATTAAACGATGACATGATGTTCCGTCCGCTGGCATTTGACTACACAGAGGATGCATTCGCAACTCAGGTAGAAGATCAGCTTCTTCTCGGAAACGAAATCATGATCGCACCTGTTTATACACAGAATGCAAAAGGCCGCTATGTATATCTGCCAGAAGAAATGATGTTCGTAAAATTTCTGCCGGATGGAACCATCTCTCAGAAAATCCTCGAAAAAGGACATCACTATGTAGAAGTTGCCCTGAATGAAGTTCCATTGTTCATCCGCAAGGGAAAAGCTATTCCGGTTGCTGATGTTGCACAGACAGTAAAAGACATTGATCCGGCTACTATCCGCATGATCGGATATGAGGGGGCTGAATATGACCGTTATGATGATGACGGTGTAAGTACTCTGTAA
- a CDS encoding alanine/glycine:cation symporter family protein: protein MLQTIESINNVVNNFIWGVPAMICIIGVGLYLSLRTGFVQIRKFPYALKTTLGRIFKKKEASDGSMTPFQAVCTALAGTVGTGNIAGVAGAIAIGGPGAVFWMWVSALLGMCTKFTEVTLAVHFRERNRHGDYVGGPMYYIKNGLGKNWRFLAVLYSAFGVLTVFGTGNATQVNTITTAIDTALINFNVISDSSTGTLNLILGIVITLLVGMVLLGGIKRIGSVSEKLVPFMALFYIVLAIGVVILNIGRVPAVFHDIVYGAFNPSAVTGGVIGSFFLSMKKGVSRGIFSNEAGLGTGSIAHACADTSKPVKQGMFGIFEVFADTIVICTLTALVILVSGVPINYGAAAGAELTISGFTSTYGSWISIFTAVAMCCFAFSTIIGWGLYGARCIEFLFSAKVIRPFMIAYSLVAILGATVDLGLLWSIAETFNGLMAIPNLIGVFLLSGTAITLTKEYFAQKN, encoded by the coding sequence ATGCTTCAGACAATTGAATCCATCAATAACGTCGTAAATAATTTTATCTGGGGTGTCCCGGCTATGATCTGTATTATCGGCGTAGGGCTTTACCTGAGCCTGCGGACCGGTTTTGTCCAGATCCGCAAATTCCCGTATGCGCTTAAAACCACACTGGGAAGAATTTTTAAGAAGAAGGAGGCCTCTGACGGTTCCATGACACCTTTCCAGGCAGTCTGTACTGCGTTGGCAGGTACAGTAGGTACTGGAAATATCGCCGGTGTTGCCGGAGCTATCGCCATCGGCGGACCGGGAGCTGTATTCTGGATGTGGGTTTCCGCGCTCCTTGGAATGTGCACGAAATTTACAGAGGTTACCCTGGCAGTACATTTCCGTGAGAGAAACAGACATGGGGATTATGTAGGCGGACCTATGTATTATATTAAGAATGGTCTGGGAAAGAATTGGAGATTTCTTGCAGTTCTTTATTCTGCATTCGGTGTACTGACTGTATTTGGAACAGGTAATGCTACTCAGGTAAATACTATTACAACAGCAATTGATACAGCGCTTATAAACTTTAACGTAATTTCTGATTCTTCTACAGGCACACTGAATCTGATCCTTGGAATCGTGATCACTTTACTGGTAGGTATGGTGCTTCTTGGCGGCATTAAGAGAATTGGAAGTGTTTCCGAGAAACTGGTTCCATTTATGGCACTGTTTTATATCGTGCTTGCAATCGGTGTTGTTATTTTAAATATCGGCAGAGTTCCGGCAGTATTCCATGATATTGTTTACGGAGCATTCAATCCGTCAGCAGTGACCGGCGGTGTGATCGGAAGCTTTTTCCTCAGTATGAAGAAAGGTGTTTCCCGTGGTATCTTCTCAAACGAAGCCGGACTTGGTACAGGTTCTATCGCTCATGCGTGTGCGGATACAAGCAAACCTGTAAAACAGGGTATGTTTGGTATCTTCGAAGTATTTGCAGATACCATCGTGATCTGTACTCTGACAGCACTTGTCATCCTTGTAAGCGGTGTGCCGATAAATTACGGTGCAGCAGCAGGAGCAGAGCTTACAATTTCCGGATTTACTTCTACATACGGAAGCTGGATATCCATCTTCACAGCAGTTGCGATGTGCTGTTTCGCATTCTCAACTATTATCGGATGGGGACTTTACGGAGCACGATGCATTGAATTCTTATTCTCTGCCAAAGTTATCCGCCCGTTTATGATCGCGTATTCCTTAGTAGCGATCCTTGGTGCAACTGTAGACCTGGGACTCCTCTGGAGCATCGCCGAGACCTTCAACGGCCTCATGGCAATCCCGAACCTGATTGGTGTGTTCTTACTTTCAGGAACCGCCATTACACTTACGAAAGAATATTTCGCACAGAAGAATTAA
- the tsaA gene encoding tRNA (N6-threonylcarbamoyladenosine(37)-N6)-methyltransferase TrmO has product MKPIAHIENDFPTKFGIPRQSGRVEALKARIIFEPEYRNADACRGLEEFSHIWLIWEFSEAKRTKWSPTVRPPRLGGNVRKGVFATRSPFRPNSIGLSCVKLTKVSLDEPDSPVIFVEGADLMNGTPIFDIKPYIPYADCHPEATGSFAEFVRDYHLNVEFPPHLLEKIPPESREALMAVLADDPRPAYQNDPERSYGMPFGDKDIHFRVNGDTLRVHDVTDFVKKQQESAADCEK; this is encoded by the coding sequence ATGAAGCCGATCGCACATATAGAAAATGACTTTCCAACCAAATTCGGAATCCCCAGACAGAGCGGCCGGGTAGAAGCTTTGAAAGCGAGAATTATATTTGAACCGGAATACCGCAATGCGGATGCCTGCCGGGGACTGGAAGAGTTTAGTCACATCTGGTTAATCTGGGAGTTTTCAGAGGCAAAACGAACAAAGTGGTCACCGACTGTCCGTCCGCCCAGGCTTGGTGGAAATGTGAGAAAAGGCGTTTTTGCCACCAGATCTCCATTCCGTCCAAATTCCATAGGTTTATCTTGCGTGAAACTTACAAAAGTATCTCTGGATGAGCCAGACAGCCCGGTGATCTTTGTAGAGGGTGCAGACCTGATGAATGGCACGCCGATTTTTGATATTAAACCATATATTCCCTATGCAGACTGTCATCCTGAAGCCACGGGAAGCTTTGCTGAATTTGTCAGAGACTATCATCTGAACGTAGAATTTCCACCCCATCTTCTGGAAAAAATCCCGCCGGAAAGCCGCGAAGCATTAATGGCGGTACTTGCAGACGACCCACGCCCTGCCTACCAGAATGATCCGGAACGCTCCTATGGAATGCCCTTTGGGGACAAGGACATCCATTTCCGCGTAAACGGGGATACTCTGCGAGTTCATGATGTAACAGATTTTGTAAAAAAACAGCAAGAATCTGCCGCAGATTGTGAAAAATAA